In the Ctenopharyngodon idella isolate HZGC_01 chromosome 4, HZGC01, whole genome shotgun sequence genome, one interval contains:
- the LOC127511118 gene encoding gastrula zinc finger protein XlCGF8.2DB-like isoform X12 has translation MSPQPRGLMKLKEESQDMNEMEDKDQYEKCHDFMTGEKSISSSQTLKTETRNLQMRVHNGESSLTCQQCEKSFTRKESLKAHLRVHTGEKPFICAQCGKRFRRKESLKAHMTIHSGEKPFICTQCGRRFRQRKYLNAHLTVHNGEKPHTCKQCGKSFTMKGNLKTHMKVHTGERPFICSQCGKSFRHKESFNNHMRIHSGENRFICHQCERSFADSNHLKNHVKIHTVVKPYICRQCEKSFTYRANLEDHMRIHTGEKPFTCPQCGKSFTLKGTLKIHLRVHTGEKPYRCLECEECFAYHTELKRHLQTHVTTQSDTIICYI, from the exons ATGTCGCCTCAACCCAGAG GCCTGATGAAGCTGAAAGAGGAGAGTCAAGATATGAATGAAATGGAAGACAAAGATCAGTATGAGAAATGTCATGATTTCATGACTGGGGAGAAATCTATTAGTTCCTCACAGACTCTTAAAACAGAAACTAGAAACCTCCAGATGAGAGTTCACAATGGAGAGAGCTCTTTGACCTGTCAACAGTGTGAGAAGAGCTTCACTCGTAAAGAAAGCCTTAAAGCCCActtgagagttcacactggagagaagccgttcatatgcgctcagtgtggaaagagattTAGACGAAAAGAAAGCCTTAAAGCCCACATGACAATCCACagtggagagaagccgttcatatgcactcagtgtggaaggAGATTTAGACAGAGAAAATACCTTAATGCCCACTTGACAGTTCACAATGGAGAGAAGCCTCATACCTgcaaacagtgtggaaagagcttcacAATGAAAGGAAATCTTAAGACTCACATGAAAGTGCACACAGGAGAGAGGCCATTCatatgctctcagtgtggaaagagtttcagacataaagaaagttttaataatcacatGAGGATTCACTCGGGAGAGAACCGTTTTATATGTCATCAATGCGAAAGGAGTTTCGCTGACAGTAATCACCTTAAGAATCATGTAAAAATTCACACTGTAGTGAAGCCTTACATATGCCGtcagtgtgaaaagagtttcacATACAGAGCAAACCTTGAGgatcacatgagaattcacactggagagaagcctttcacctgccctcagtgtgggaagagcttcacACTTAAAGGAACCCTTAAGATTCActtgagagttcacactggagagaagccttacaggTGTCTAGAGTGTGAAGAGTGTTTCGCATATCACACAGAACTAAAACGGCATTTGCAAACTCATGTAACGACacaatcagacacaattatttgttatatttaa
- the LOC127511118 gene encoding gastrula zinc finger protein XlCGF8.2DB-like isoform X8 — translation MEFIKEESEDVKIEETFRVKHEDTEEQTGLMKLKEESQDMNEMEDKDQYEKCHDFMTGEKSISSSQTLKTETRNLQMRVHNGESSLTCQQCEKSFTRKESLKAHLRVHTGEKPFICAQCGKRFRRKESLKAHMTIHSGEKPFICTQCGRRFRQRKYLNAHLTVHNGEKPHTCKQCGKSFTMKGNLKTHMKVHTGERPFICSQCGKSFRHKESFNNHMRIHSGENRFICHQCERSFADSNHLKNHVKIHTVVKPYICRQCEKSFTYRANLEDHMRIHTGEKPFTCPQCGKSFTLKGTLKIHLRVHTGEKPYRCLECEECFAYHTELKRHLQTHVTTQSDTIICYI, via the coding sequence GCCTGATGAAGCTGAAAGAGGAGAGTCAAGATATGAATGAAATGGAAGACAAAGATCAGTATGAGAAATGTCATGATTTCATGACTGGGGAGAAATCTATTAGTTCCTCACAGACTCTTAAAACAGAAACTAGAAACCTCCAGATGAGAGTTCACAATGGAGAGAGCTCTTTGACCTGTCAACAGTGTGAGAAGAGCTTCACTCGTAAAGAAAGCCTTAAAGCCCActtgagagttcacactggagagaagccgttcatatgcgctcagtgtggaaagagattTAGACGAAAAGAAAGCCTTAAAGCCCACATGACAATCCACagtggagagaagccgttcatatgcactcagtgtggaaggAGATTTAGACAGAGAAAATACCTTAATGCCCACTTGACAGTTCACAATGGAGAGAAGCCTCATACCTgcaaacagtgtggaaagagcttcacAATGAAAGGAAATCTTAAGACTCACATGAAAGTGCACACAGGAGAGAGGCCATTCatatgctctcagtgtggaaagagtttcagacataaagaaagttttaataatcacatGAGGATTCACTCGGGAGAGAACCGTTTTATATGTCATCAATGCGAAAGGAGTTTCGCTGACAGTAATCACCTTAAGAATCATGTAAAAATTCACACTGTAGTGAAGCCTTACATATGCCGtcagtgtgaaaagagtttcacATACAGAGCAAACCTTGAGgatcacatgagaattcacactggagagaagcctttcacctgccctcagtgtgggaagagcttcacACTTAAAGGAACCCTTAAGATTCActtgagagttcacactggagagaagccttacaggTGTCTAGAGTGTGAAGAGTGTTTCGCATATCACACAGAACTAAAACGGCATTTGCAAACTCATGTAACGACacaatcagacacaattatttgttatatttaa
- the LOC127511118 gene encoding gastrula zinc finger protein XlCGF8.2DB-like isoform X6: protein MEFIKGESEDVKIEETFRVKHEDTEEQTGLMKLKEESQDMNEMEDKDQYEKCHDFMTGEKSISSSQTLKTETRNLQMRVHNGESSLTCQQCEKSFTRKESLKAHLRVHTGEKPFICAQCGKRFRRKESLKAHMTIHSGEKPFICTQCGRRFRQRKYLNAHLTVHNGEKPHTCKQCGKSFTMKGNLKTHMKVHTGERPFICSQCGKSFRHKESFNNHMRIHSGENRFICHQCERSFADSNHLKNHVKIHTVVKPYICRQCEKSFTYRANLEDHMRIHTGEKPFTCPQCGKSFTLKGTLKIHLRVHTGEKPYRCLECEECFAYHTELKRHLQTHVTTQSDTIICYI from the exons atggagtttattaaaggAGAGAGTGAAGACgtgaagattgaagaaacattcagagtcaaacatgaagatactgaggaacaaacag GCCTGATGAAGCTGAAAGAGGAGAGTCAAGATATGAATGAAATGGAAGACAAAGATCAGTATGAGAAATGTCATGATTTCATGACTGGGGAGAAATCTATTAGTTCCTCACAGACTCTTAAAACAGAAACTAGAAACCTCCAGATGAGAGTTCACAATGGAGAGAGCTCTTTGACCTGTCAACAGTGTGAGAAGAGCTTCACTCGTAAAGAAAGCCTTAAAGCCCActtgagagttcacactggagagaagccgttcatatgcgctcagtgtggaaagagattTAGACGAAAAGAAAGCCTTAAAGCCCACATGACAATCCACagtggagagaagccgttcatatgcactcagtgtggaaggAGATTTAGACAGAGAAAATACCTTAATGCCCACTTGACAGTTCACAATGGAGAGAAGCCTCATACCTgcaaacagtgtggaaagagcttcacAATGAAAGGAAATCTTAAGACTCACATGAAAGTGCACACAGGAGAGAGGCCATTCatatgctctcagtgtggaaagagtttcagacataaagaaagttttaataatcacatGAGGATTCACTCGGGAGAGAACCGTTTTATATGTCATCAATGCGAAAGGAGTTTCGCTGACAGTAATCACCTTAAGAATCATGTAAAAATTCACACTGTAGTGAAGCCTTACATATGCCGtcagtgtgaaaagagtttcacATACAGAGCAAACCTTGAGgatcacatgagaattcacactggagagaagcctttcacctgccctcagtgtgggaagagcttcacACTTAAAGGAACCCTTAAGATTCActtgagagttcacactggagagaagccttacaggTGTCTAGAGTGTGAAGAGTGTTTCGCATATCACACAGAACTAAAACGGCATTTGCAAACTCATGTAACGACacaatcagacacaattatttgttatatttaa
- the LOC127511118 gene encoding gastrula zinc finger protein XlCGF8.2DB-like isoform X5, which yields MKILRNKQFVQEEELYLRRKAYFNPGEQIRDVASTQRCQICVRCLMKLKEESQDMNEMEDKDQYEKCHDFMTGEKSISSSQTLKTETRNLQMRVHNGESSLTCQQCEKSFTRKESLKAHLRVHTGEKPFICAQCGKRFRRKESLKAHMTIHSGEKPFICTQCGRRFRQRKYLNAHLTVHNGEKPHTCKQCGKSFTMKGNLKTHMKVHTGERPFICSQCGKSFRHKESFNNHMRIHSGENRFICHQCERSFADSNHLKNHVKIHTVVKPYICRQCEKSFTYRANLEDHMRIHTGEKPFTCPQCGKSFTLKGTLKIHLRVHTGEKPYRCLECEECFAYHTELKRHLQTHVTTQSDTIICYI from the exons atgaagatactgaggaacaaacag TTTGTGCAGGAAGAAGAGCTTTATCTTCGAAGGAAAGCTTACTTTAACCCAGGAGAACAGATCAGAGATGTCGCCTCAACCCAGAGGTGCCAGATTTGTGTCCGTT GCCTGATGAAGCTGAAAGAGGAGAGTCAAGATATGAATGAAATGGAAGACAAAGATCAGTATGAGAAATGTCATGATTTCATGACTGGGGAGAAATCTATTAGTTCCTCACAGACTCTTAAAACAGAAACTAGAAACCTCCAGATGAGAGTTCACAATGGAGAGAGCTCTTTGACCTGTCAACAGTGTGAGAAGAGCTTCACTCGTAAAGAAAGCCTTAAAGCCCActtgagagttcacactggagagaagccgttcatatgcgctcagtgtggaaagagattTAGACGAAAAGAAAGCCTTAAAGCCCACATGACAATCCACagtggagagaagccgttcatatgcactcagtgtggaaggAGATTTAGACAGAGAAAATACCTTAATGCCCACTTGACAGTTCACAATGGAGAGAAGCCTCATACCTgcaaacagtgtggaaagagcttcacAATGAAAGGAAATCTTAAGACTCACATGAAAGTGCACACAGGAGAGAGGCCATTCatatgctctcagtgtggaaagagtttcagacataaagaaagttttaataatcacatGAGGATTCACTCGGGAGAGAACCGTTTTATATGTCATCAATGCGAAAGGAGTTTCGCTGACAGTAATCACCTTAAGAATCATGTAAAAATTCACACTGTAGTGAAGCCTTACATATGCCGtcagtgtgaaaagagtttcacATACAGAGCAAACCTTGAGgatcacatgagaattcacactggagagaagcctttcacctgccctcagtgtgggaagagcttcacACTTAAAGGAACCCTTAAGATTCActtgagagttcacactggagagaagccttacaggTGTCTAGAGTGTGAAGAGTGTTTCGCATATCACACAGAACTAAAACGGCATTTGCAAACTCATGTAACGACacaatcagacacaattatttgttatatttaa
- the LOC127511118 gene encoding gastrula zinc finger protein XlCGF8.2DB-like isoform X4 — protein MKILRNKQFVQEEELYLRRKAYFNPGEQIRDVASTQRCQICVRCLMKLKEESQDMNEMEDKDQYEKCHDFMTGEKSISSSQTLKTETRNLQMRVHNGESSLTCQQCEKSFTRKESLKAHLRVHTGEKPFICAQCGKRFRRKESLKAHMTIHSGEKPFICTQCGRRFRQRKYLNAHLTVHNGEKPHTCKQCGKSFTMKGNLKTHMKVHTGERPFICSQCGKSFRHKESFNNHMRIHSGENRFICHQCERSFADSNHLKNHVKIHTVVKPYICRQCEKSFTYRANLEDHMRIHTGEKPFTCPQCGKSFTLKGTLKIHLRVHTGEKPYRCLECEECFAYHTELKRHLQTHVTTQSDTIICYI, from the exons TTTGTGCAGGAAGAAGAGCTTTATCTTCGAAGGAAAGCTTACTTTAACCCAGGAGAACAGATCAGAGATGTCGCCTCAACCCAGAGGTGCCAGATTTGTGTCCGTT GCCTGATGAAGCTGAAAGAGGAGAGTCAAGATATGAATGAAATGGAAGACAAAGATCAGTATGAGAAATGTCATGATTTCATGACTGGGGAGAAATCTATTAGTTCCTCACAGACTCTTAAAACAGAAACTAGAAACCTCCAGATGAGAGTTCACAATGGAGAGAGCTCTTTGACCTGTCAACAGTGTGAGAAGAGCTTCACTCGTAAAGAAAGCCTTAAAGCCCActtgagagttcacactggagagaagccgttcatatgcgctcagtgtggaaagagattTAGACGAAAAGAAAGCCTTAAAGCCCACATGACAATCCACagtggagagaagccgttcatatgcactcagtgtggaaggAGATTTAGACAGAGAAAATACCTTAATGCCCACTTGACAGTTCACAATGGAGAGAAGCCTCATACCTgcaaacagtgtggaaagagcttcacAATGAAAGGAAATCTTAAGACTCACATGAAAGTGCACACAGGAGAGAGGCCATTCatatgctctcagtgtggaaagagtttcagacataaagaaagttttaataatcacatGAGGATTCACTCGGGAGAGAACCGTTTTATATGTCATCAATGCGAAAGGAGTTTCGCTGACAGTAATCACCTTAAGAATCATGTAAAAATTCACACTGTAGTGAAGCCTTACATATGCCGtcagtgtgaaaagagtttcacATACAGAGCAAACCTTGAGgatcacatgagaattcacactggagagaagcctttcacctgccctcagtgtgggaagagcttcacACTTAAAGGAACCCTTAAGATTCActtgagagttcacactggagagaagccttacaggTGTCTAGAGTGTGAAGAGTGTTTCGCATATCACACAGAACTAAAACGGCATTTGCAAACTCATGTAACGACacaatcagacacaattatttgttatatttaa
- the LOC127511118 gene encoding gastrula zinc finger protein XlCGF8.2DB-like isoform X11, producing the protein MEFIKEESEDVKIEETFRVKHEETEEQTGLMELKEESQELNEMEEKDLYEKCHDFMTGEKSFGSSQTLKTETRNLQMRVHTGEKPFTCQQCGKSFSRKESFETHMRIHTGEKPYTCQQCGKCFNRKESLKVHLKIHTGEKPFICTQCGKRFTQKKNLNAHMRNHNGEKPFPCKMCGKSFSLQTNLKTHMRVHTGEKPFICSQCGKSFRQKVSLNDHMMIHSGEKCFICDQCGMSFTDSNHLKNHVKNHTVVKPYICRQCEKSFTYRTKLEDHMRIHTGEKPFTCPQCGKSFTLKGNLKIHMRVHTGEKPYKCLECEECFTYHTELKRHLQTHSEKRMPFSSV; encoded by the coding sequence GCCTGATGGAGCTGAAAGAGGAGAGTCAAGAACTGAATGAAATGGAAGAGAAAGATCTGTATGAGAAATGCCATGATTTCATGACTGGGGAAAAATCTTTTGGTTCCTCACAGACTCTTAAAACAGAAACTAGAAACCTCCagatgagagttcacactggagagaagcctttcacctgccaacagtgtggaaagagtttcagtcgaaaagaaagtTTTGAgactcacatgagaattcacactggagagaagccttacacctgtcAACAGTGTGGGAAGTGTTTCAATCGAAAAGAAAGCCTTAAAGTCCACTTgaaaatccacactggagagaagccgttcatatgcactcagtgtggaaagagatttacacagaaaaaaaatcttaatgcccACATGAGAAATCACaatggagagaagcctttcccCTGCAAAATGTGTGGAAAGAGCTTCTCACTACAAACAAATCTTAAGactcacatgagagttcacactggagagaagccgttcatatgctctcagtgtggaaagagttttagaCAGAAAGTAAGCCTTAATGATCACATGATGATTCACTCAGgagagaaatgttttatttgtgatcagtgtggaatgAGTTTCACTGACAGTAATCACCTTAAGAATCATGTAAAAAATCACACCGTAGTGAAGCCTTACATATGCCGtcagtgtgaaaagagtttcacATACAGAACAAAACTTGAGgatcacatgagaattcacactggagagaagcctttcacctgccctcagtgtggaaagagcttcactcttaaaggaaaccttaagattcacatgagagttcacactggagagaagccttacaagTGTCTAGAGTGTGAAGAGTGTTTCACATATCACACAGAACTGAAACGGCATTTGCAAACTCATTCTGAAAAGAGAATGCCATTTTCCTCAGTGTGA
- the LOC127511118 gene encoding gastrula zinc finger protein XlCGF8.2DB-like isoform X10, protein MEFIKEESEDVKIEETFRVKHEDTEEQTGLMELKEESQELNEMEEKDLYEKCHDFMTGEKSFGSSQTLKTETRNLQMRVHTGEKPFTCQQCGKSFSRKESFETHMRIHTGEKPYTCQQCGKCFNRKESLKVHLKIHTGEKPFICTQCGKRFTQKKNLNAHMRNHNGEKPFPCKMCGKSFSLQTNLKTHMRVHTGEKPFICSQCGKSFRQKVSLNDHMMIHSGEKCFICDQCGMSFTDSNHLKNHVKNHTVVKPYICRQCEKSFTYRTKLEDHMRIHTGEKPFTCPQCGKSFTLKGNLKIHMRVHTGEKPYKCLECEECFTYHTELKRHLQTHSEKRMPFSSV, encoded by the coding sequence GCCTGATGGAGCTGAAAGAGGAGAGTCAAGAACTGAATGAAATGGAAGAGAAAGATCTGTATGAGAAATGCCATGATTTCATGACTGGGGAAAAATCTTTTGGTTCCTCACAGACTCTTAAAACAGAAACTAGAAACCTCCagatgagagttcacactggagagaagcctttcacctgccaacagtgtggaaagagtttcagtcgaaaagaaagtTTTGAgactcacatgagaattcacactggagagaagccttacacctgtcAACAGTGTGGGAAGTGTTTCAATCGAAAAGAAAGCCTTAAAGTCCACTTgaaaatccacactggagagaagccgttcatatgcactcagtgtggaaagagatttacacagaaaaaaaatcttaatgcccACATGAGAAATCACaatggagagaagcctttcccCTGCAAAATGTGTGGAAAGAGCTTCTCACTACAAACAAATCTTAAGactcacatgagagttcacactggagagaagccgttcatatgctctcagtgtggaaagagttttagaCAGAAAGTAAGCCTTAATGATCACATGATGATTCACTCAGgagagaaatgttttatttgtgatcagtgtggaatgAGTTTCACTGACAGTAATCACCTTAAGAATCATGTAAAAAATCACACCGTAGTGAAGCCTTACATATGCCGtcagtgtgaaaagagtttcacATACAGAACAAAACTTGAGgatcacatgagaattcacactggagagaagcctttcacctgccctcagtgtggaaagagcttcactcttaaaggaaaccttaagattcacatgagagttcacactggagagaagccttacaagTGTCTAGAGTGTGAAGAGTGTTTCACATATCACACAGAACTGAAACGGCATTTGCAAACTCATTCTGAAAAGAGAATGCCATTTTCCTCAGTGTGA